A region of Salinibacter sp. 10B DNA encodes the following proteins:
- a CDS encoding glycoside hydrolase family 18 protein, with the protein MDRFLRLSLASVLVLIIAGGGAAMAQNAPAADSPYRIIGYVTGGADIWDVDAEKLTHINYAFAQVSEADTIGFQNEKAPQHLAQLQALKARNPDLKLLVSVGGWGAKNFSDAALTEASRARFAHSAVRMVKQYGLDGIDIDWEFPGQAAGGIKARPEDERNFTLLLKTLRTHLDSLSAVRERVGEDRYLLTIASNDDEAYFEHTEMEKVHRHLDFINIMTYDFFSSGSEMTGHHTGLYQSAHAGAPTRTSAAAVERHLDAGIPPKKLTLGVAFYGRSWTGVSPKRNGLNQPFEEFAGYRAYETLVREYINQRGFTRHWDESAKAPYLWAPDSTTFVSYEDPESLRHKAKFVREKDLGGIMYWEHSLDYHEVLLDVLYEQLR; encoded by the coding sequence ATGGACCGATTTCTTCGTCTCTCGCTCGCCTCTGTTCTTGTATTGATCATTGCTGGGGGCGGAGCGGCGATGGCCCAGAACGCTCCGGCCGCCGATTCTCCGTACCGCATCATCGGGTACGTGACTGGTGGGGCGGACATCTGGGACGTGGATGCGGAGAAGCTCACCCACATCAACTACGCCTTTGCGCAGGTGAGCGAAGCGGACACAATCGGATTTCAAAACGAAAAGGCCCCGCAGCACCTGGCTCAGCTTCAGGCCTTGAAGGCGCGCAACCCGGACCTCAAGCTGCTCGTGTCGGTCGGCGGCTGGGGGGCGAAGAACTTCTCCGATGCTGCCCTCACCGAGGCGTCGCGCGCCCGGTTCGCCCACAGTGCGGTACGAATGGTGAAGCAGTACGGGCTCGACGGCATCGACATTGACTGGGAGTTTCCGGGCCAGGCGGCCGGCGGCATCAAGGCACGACCCGAGGACGAGCGCAACTTTACCCTGCTGCTGAAGACGTTGCGCACGCACCTCGACTCCCTCAGCGCTGTGCGGGAACGGGTGGGGGAGGATCGATACCTGCTCACGATCGCCAGCAACGATGACGAGGCCTACTTCGAGCACACCGAGATGGAGAAGGTGCACCGGCACCTCGACTTCATCAACATCATGACGTACGATTTTTTCTCCAGTGGCTCGGAGATGACCGGACATCACACCGGCCTCTACCAGTCTGCGCATGCCGGGGCGCCAACGCGCACGTCGGCTGCGGCGGTGGAGCGGCACCTGGACGCGGGCATTCCGCCGAAGAAACTGACCCTTGGGGTCGCCTTCTATGGACGGTCGTGGACGGGGGTGAGCCCGAAGCGAAACGGGCTCAACCAGCCATTCGAGGAATTTGCGGGCTACCGGGCTTACGAGACGCTCGTCCGAGAGTACATCAATCAGCGGGGCTTTACGCGGCACTGGGACGAGAGCGCCAAGGCGCCGTACCTATGGGCGCCCGACTCTACTACCTTCGTCTCATACGAAGATCCAGAATCCCTTCGGCACAAGGCGAAATTCGTGCGGGAGAAAGACCTCGGCGGCATTATGTACTGGGAGCACAGCCTGGACTACCACGAGGTGCTGCTCGACGTGCTGTATGAGCAGTTGCGGTAG
- a CDS encoding FtsX-like permease family protein: MSLLQRSSRRYLTRHPWLMGLSVLGVAIGVAVVVSIDLANTSAERAFQLSAETVTGKATHQVVGAGETLDDDVYRQLRTEAGVRPSAPIVEGYASLERGDRTFQVVGIDPFTDAPFRPYLGTGAGGDLDLGTFMTQDAALMSAPTAETLGLNPGDTLAVQIEGTMRPVLLAGVVEPEDERTRRAVANLLVVDVSTAQGLFDMRGTLSRIDLILPSDDAEQTTALDRIRATLPDGARVQRSETRTQTVEQMTRAFELNLTALSLLALVVGAFLIYNTMTFSIVQRRSLIGRLRALGVTQRQIFGLVLGEAAILGVVGTGIGLLLGIVLASGLVQLLAQTINDLYFVVQVSELSITPWILVKGSLLGIGTTILAALPPAREATNAPVSTVLRRSTQETNVQALAPWLAGGGVLVGTLGVVMLTVTEQSIVVSYAALLCLLIAAALVTPLAVMGLAKAFRPLLDRLFGVLGRMAARGVVTSLSRTGVAIAALMVAVAATIGVGLMIDSFRGTVEDWLTQSLQADVYVQPPSLVFRRSNATIDSTVTARLRSMENVAGAYSVRRVSVQANVGPTELVAIEPGPETPDVYRFKVGEPDKIWPQFRTSATVFISEPYAYRHDLAVGDTVRLQTDRGRASFPIEGIYYDYGSDRGVVMMSRGTYERFYDDDGVSGLAFYAAEGTSVDDLIADMRAEVQGLQDVIIRSNKALRETSLQVFDRTFTITTVLRILAIVVAFIGVLSALMALELERRREMGVLRATGMTPPQLGGFVTIETGLMGTIAGLLSLPLGYALAYVLVFVINKRSFGWTMQLSVSPDILLQALLLAVGAALLAGLYPAWSMAQASPATALRDE; encoded by the coding sequence ATGTCTCTCCTGCAACGATCCAGCCGTCGCTACCTCACCCGCCACCCGTGGCTCATGGGCCTCTCGGTGCTGGGCGTGGCGATCGGCGTGGCCGTGGTGGTGTCGATCGACCTCGCCAACACGAGCGCGGAGCGCGCCTTCCAGCTCTCGGCGGAGACGGTGACAGGCAAGGCGACGCACCAAGTCGTGGGCGCGGGCGAGACGCTGGACGATGACGTCTACCGACAACTGCGGACCGAGGCAGGTGTGCGGCCCTCTGCCCCCATCGTGGAAGGATACGCCTCTCTCGAACGAGGCGACCGGACGTTCCAGGTCGTGGGCATCGACCCGTTCACCGACGCCCCCTTCCGCCCCTACCTCGGCACCGGGGCCGGGGGCGACCTCGATCTCGGCACGTTCATGACGCAGGATGCGGCGCTGATGTCCGCCCCTACGGCAGAGACGCTCGGGCTGAATCCTGGCGATACGCTTGCCGTCCAAATTGAGGGGACGATGCGGCCGGTACTCCTTGCTGGGGTCGTGGAGCCGGAGGACGAGCGCACCCGCCGCGCCGTGGCCAATCTGCTGGTCGTGGACGTGTCGACGGCGCAAGGGCTCTTCGATATGCGCGGGACCCTCAGCCGCATCGACCTCATCCTGCCGTCCGACGACGCAGAACAGACCACAGCCCTGGACCGCATCCGCGCCACGCTGCCGGACGGTGCCCGCGTGCAGCGCTCCGAGACTCGCACGCAGACCGTAGAGCAGATGACGCGGGCCTTCGAGCTGAACCTAACGGCCCTCAGCCTGCTCGCGCTCGTGGTGGGCGCGTTCCTCATCTACAACACGATGACGTTTTCCATCGTGCAGCGGCGCAGCCTGATTGGGCGGCTGCGGGCGCTCGGCGTTACGCAGCGGCAGATCTTCGGGCTCGTGTTGGGCGAAGCCGCGATTCTCGGGGTCGTGGGCACCGGCATCGGACTGCTGCTGGGCATCGTGCTGGCGTCGGGCCTCGTGCAGCTCCTGGCGCAGACAATCAACGACCTCTACTTCGTGGTGCAGGTGAGCGAGCTGTCCATCACGCCGTGGATTTTAGTGAAGGGAAGCCTGTTGGGCATCGGTACGACCATCCTGGCCGCACTTCCGCCCGCCCGAGAAGCCACGAACGCACCGGTCAGCACCGTGCTGCGGCGCTCCACGCAGGAGACAAACGTACAGGCCCTCGCCCCCTGGCTGGCAGGCGGTGGGGTACTGGTCGGCACACTCGGGGTCGTGATGTTGACCGTGACGGAGCAGAGCATCGTCGTGAGTTACGCCGCACTCTTGTGCCTGCTGATTGCGGCGGCGCTCGTCACCCCCCTGGCCGTGATGGGACTTGCGAAGGCCTTTCGCCCCCTGCTGGACCGTCTCTTCGGTGTGCTGGGACGGATGGCGGCGCGGGGCGTGGTCACGAGCCTCAGCCGCACCGGCGTGGCCATCGCGGCACTCATGGTAGCCGTGGCCGCGACCATCGGCGTCGGCCTCATGATCGACAGCTTTCGCGGCACGGTGGAGGACTGGCTCACGCAGTCGCTCCAGGCCGACGTGTACGTGCAGCCGCCGAGCCTCGTCTTCCGCCGCTCCAACGCCACGATCGACTCGACCGTCACGGCCCGCCTGCGCAGTATGGAGAACGTTGCGGGCGCCTACTCCGTCCGGCGCGTCTCCGTACAGGCGAATGTGGGCCCGACGGAGCTCGTGGCGATCGAGCCCGGCCCCGAGACGCCGGACGTGTACCGGTTCAAGGTGGGCGAACCAGATAAGATCTGGCCGCAATTTCGCACCAGCGCGACGGTCTTCATTTCCGAACCCTACGCCTACCGCCACGACCTCGCCGTGGGCGATACGGTACGGCTCCAGACGGATCGCGGACGAGCATCCTTCCCCATCGAGGGCATCTACTACGACTACGGGTCGGATCGCGGCGTCGTGATGATGAGCCGCGGCACCTACGAGCGTTTCTACGACGATGACGGCGTCTCGGGACTGGCGTTCTACGCGGCTGAGGGCACGAGCGTCGACGATCTCATTGCCGACATGCGGGCCGAGGTGCAGGGCCTCCAGGACGTCATCATTCGCTCGAACAAGGCGCTGCGCGAAACGTCGCTCCAAGTCTTCGACCGCACGTTTACGATCACGACCGTCCTCCGTATTCTCGCGATTGTGGTCGCGTTCATCGGGGTGCTCAGTGCGCTGATGGCGCTGGAGCTGGAGCGCCGGCGCGAAATGGGGGTGCTGCGCGCTACGGGCATGACGCCGCCGCAGCTGGGCGGGTTCGTGACGATCGAGACGGGCCTCATGGGCACCATCGCCGGCCTTTTGTCCCTCCCGCTCGGCTACGCGCTGGCGTACGTCCTCGTCTTCGTCATCAACAAGCGCTCATTCGGGTGGACGATGCAACTCTCCGTCTCGCCGGACATTCTCTTGCAGGCCCTCCTTCTGGCCGTGGGGGCGGCCCTTCTGGCCGGCCTGTATCCGGCGTGGAGCATGGCGCAGGCGAGCCCCGCCACGGCCCTGAGGGACGAATAG
- a CDS encoding DUF433 domain-containing protein — translation MGPDRKQILEDYPHLEAEDIEQALLYAARFLENEVVETGTVPE, via the coding sequence ATGGGGCCGGACCGCAAGCAGATCCTTGAGGACTACCCGCACCTGGAAGCGGAAGACATCGAGCAGGCTCTTCTGTATGCCGCCCGCTTTCTCGAGAATGAGGTCGTTGAGACGGGCACCGTTCCCGAATGA
- a CDS encoding DUF5615 family PIN-like protein, whose translation MIDFEARLLTDENVHPQVVSFLRGRGCNVLDVKELGQMGTSDPEIVRRAANKGRMIITHDRDVD comes from the coding sequence ATGATCGACTTTGAGGCGCGCCTTCTAACTGATGAGAATGTTCATCCTCAGGTGGTTTCATTTCTTCGTGGCCGGGGATGTAACGTTCTCGACGTAAAAGAGCTTGGGCAGATGGGGACATCCGATCCAGAAATCGTTCGCCGGGCCGCCAATAAAGGTCGCATGATTATCACCCATGACCGGGATGTTGATTGA
- a CDS encoding IS110 family transposase, translating into MTCVGIDVAKDHLDLAIRFDSDKKRTRRFDNNSDGIDQLEEQLTQVEPERIVLEATGGYERPVSAALAAAGLPVAVVNPRQTRDFARATGRLAKTDEIDACVLALFAERIKPEVRPAPSADQEVFSALVARRRQLQKMKTAEENRLGTAPSEAVRSDIEEHLAFLEERLEETERQIEEAVENSPLWRQEEELLCSIPGVAEATAHVLMAELPELGEANRQEIAKLAGVAPLNRDSGKHRGERSTWGGRASVRKALYMAALSATQYNRKIREFYDRLVDRGKAKKTALVACMRKLLVIMNTMMKNGTHWNPEYQASSA; encoded by the coding sequence ATGACGTGCGTTGGCATTGACGTGGCCAAAGATCACTTGGACTTGGCTATTCGGTTTGATTCCGATAAGAAGAGAACTCGCCGCTTTGACAACAATTCCGATGGTATCGATCAGCTCGAAGAACAGCTCACCCAGGTCGAGCCCGAGCGAATCGTTCTGGAAGCCACTGGCGGCTACGAACGACCGGTTAGCGCCGCCCTTGCGGCCGCTGGCCTTCCGGTAGCAGTTGTCAACCCCCGTCAGACCAGAGACTTTGCTCGGGCGACAGGTCGCCTGGCTAAGACCGATGAGATCGATGCTTGCGTTTTGGCTCTCTTTGCCGAACGAATTAAACCGGAGGTTCGCCCGGCTCCTTCCGCCGATCAGGAGGTCTTTTCGGCTCTTGTGGCTCGCAGACGGCAACTACAGAAGATGAAGACCGCAGAGGAGAACCGGCTCGGGACGGCCCCTTCCGAGGCTGTGCGCTCGGACATCGAAGAGCATTTGGCCTTTCTGGAAGAGCGTCTCGAAGAAACCGAACGTCAAATCGAGGAAGCAGTCGAAAACAGTCCGCTTTGGCGCCAGGAAGAGGAACTTCTCTGTTCAATTCCAGGCGTGGCAGAGGCAACCGCCCACGTTCTCATGGCGGAGCTTCCGGAACTTGGTGAAGCAAATCGTCAGGAAATTGCCAAACTCGCGGGCGTGGCTCCGCTCAACCGAGATAGCGGCAAACATCGTGGAGAACGAAGTACCTGGGGCGGTCGGGCCTCGGTTCGAAAAGCCCTGTATATGGCAGCTCTCTCGGCTACCCAGTATAACCGAAAAATTCGGGAGTTCTACGATCGGTTGGTCGATCGAGGAAAGGCCAAGAAGACAGCGCTGGTGGCCTGCATGCGAAAGCTCCTTGTGATCATGAACACGATGATGAAAAATGGCACCCATTGGAATCCGGAGTATCAGGCTTCTTCTGCTTGA
- a CDS encoding ABC transporter ATP-binding protein, protein MASESPAQSPLLQLTNVTKTYREGDAERAVLRDLSLSLARGKTAVLMGRSGAGKSTLLNLISGIDLPTSGRISIDGTELTELSETDRTLFRRSNIGFVFQSFNLISTLTVVENVLLPLELAGETSDDARQRAEEILGRVGLADRTDSFPDRLSGGEQQRVAVARALAHNPLFVLADEPTGNLDYETGQQVLALLDELVRETDTTLLIATHDREALDRADRLLHLRGGVLHEGEPDFLTTSA, encoded by the coding sequence ATGGCTTCTGAGTCTCCGGCCCAGTCTCCGCTTCTCCAGCTGACCAACGTGACCAAGACGTACCGCGAGGGCGATGCCGAACGGGCCGTGCTCCGCGACCTGTCGCTGTCGCTCGCCCGCGGCAAGACTGCGGTTCTCATGGGGCGGAGCGGCGCTGGAAAGAGTACGCTCCTTAACCTCATCAGCGGCATCGACCTACCCACCTCGGGGCGAATTTCGATCGACGGCACGGAGCTGACGGAACTGTCCGAAACCGACCGCACGCTGTTCCGGCGGTCGAATATCGGCTTCGTCTTCCAGTCGTTCAACCTGATCTCGACGCTCACGGTGGTCGAGAACGTGCTGCTGCCCCTCGAACTGGCCGGGGAAACGTCTGACGACGCCCGCCAACGCGCGGAGGAGATTCTGGGTCGCGTGGGATTGGCCGACCGCACCGACAGCTTTCCCGACCGACTGTCGGGAGGCGAGCAGCAGCGTGTGGCCGTGGCCCGCGCCCTCGCCCACAATCCGTTGTTCGTGCTGGCCGATGAACCGACGGGCAACCTCGACTATGAGACGGGACAGCAGGTCCTCGCCCTGCTGGATGAGCTCGTGCGCGAGACCGACACCACCCTGCTCATCGCCACACACGACCGCGAGGCCCTTGACCGAGCGGACCGCCTCCTTCACCTGCGCGGCGGCGTTCTTCACGAGGGGGAGCCCGACTTTCTCACGACGAGTGCATGA